The Verrucomicrobium spinosum DSM 4136 = JCM 18804 genome includes a region encoding these proteins:
- a CDS encoding Ig domain-containing protein, translating to MAAPVIDTTTSILAYRRGEFFIYQPAATNTPTSWAAVGLPAGLAINGTTGRISGAATEAGVYVVTLTATNGDGTSAPLFLAVGIETSEYNADAFVEVDVNLLTGAVSLPGGNFSATAVLFGKKGDWLMLSVGFRKGNVLQDLEISALSYALKEYDPEQLLVQSDGDFEKVGSYESTRYRILVHLDPDALAGVLSNYEGDKATNFAGVSELRWGVLHTLPGDEDPTVLERSSQNFTTEIFRDQTPDLTED from the coding sequence ATGGCTGCACCCGTCATCGATACCACCACCTCCATCCTGGCCTACCGCCGGGGGGAGTTTTTTATCTATCAGCCAGCGGCGACCAACACGCCGACAAGCTGGGCGGCCGTGGGCCTGCCGGCGGGGCTGGCGATCAACGGCACCACGGGCCGGATCAGTGGAGCGGCCACGGAAGCGGGAGTGTATGTGGTGACTCTGACGGCCACGAATGGCGACGGCACGAGCGCGCCGCTTTTCCTCGCGGTGGGAATCGAGACCAGCGAGTACAACGCGGATGCCTTCGTGGAAGTGGATGTGAACCTGCTCACCGGGGCGGTGAGTTTGCCTGGCGGAAACTTCAGTGCCACGGCGGTGCTCTTTGGCAAAAAGGGGGACTGGCTGATGCTCTCCGTAGGATTCAGGAAGGGTAACGTGCTCCAGGATCTGGAGATCTCCGCGCTGAGCTACGCGCTGAAGGAATATGATCCGGAGCAGCTCCTGGTGCAGAGTGACGGGGACTTTGAAAAAGTGGGGTCCTATGAGTCAACGCGATACCGCATCCTGGTGCATCTGGACCCTGACGCGCTCGCTGGTGTGCTGAGCAACTACGAAGGGGACAAGGCGACGAACTTCGCTGGTGTGTCTGAGCTGCGGTGGGGCGTGCTGCACACTCTGCCGGGTGATGAAGATCCCACGGTGCTGGAGAGATCCAGCCAGAACTTCACAACGGAAATCTTCCGCGATCAAACCCCTGACCTGACAGAAGACTGA
- a CDS encoding tape measure protein: protein MMESALTMNMDQFERLAERVVIIMQRMAAQAEEAGNRVNTNLWRGSAPAAQAASNNITQSMGRVQASAATAGAAVGQAGARAGAAAAGYGRLAGAAGAAGGAQLSFAQKTGILFARLGQFGNNAAGIVNGVKAIAEVWRRFRGQAAPVQQVAAAVQQTGAAANAAAPPQRNLAERLLKIIKVSSAAGLAIFGLVKAYRDLGAVSQTAAAPKMPDVGKSMRDSIGSSGPSILAVVAALVAAIGASFAALKVGEIIKDSVVAAVDAEQLQVSMEVMLGGVEEATKMIADLRKRSDISPYTATDYTKAGRSLLAFGEEADKVGNTLDRIGDITAGIGGKSQQFGEIAEIYGKARVQGQLFAEDINQLTGRGIPVIQEFAKQLGVTPAAVKKLASEGKVTFAMLEQAFVDLTSNGGKFEGLALKLGKTTGGLWSTMLGEIESVQLALGKPINDQIRPMLSAVVARMGDVREAAGKLGSAIGDSLKMAITAVKELGTGGALSVMGDGLKLAFMESVNVLYAGLQGSLAVFGAGVGAAAMVFVTIFGEIGKPEFWAGLGNVLLGIGAQFSAMLIEAVASMAAGVRSIPGLGLTVGNLPEQLRATAQGMRIAAGGAMSSAGQQLDPVIKEGMKQFDNFLKAMPGAFKEAFGKASEVFDTKEERGRMQQVLDGIQKRLAADAAKAAEVAKSVQAAAPEIPKVKENAIATPGMFASAVNLLMGRSPGELMVEEAKRQTALLQKIEQNTSKPVQRPNVTQSKPVDMTPRFA, encoded by the coding sequence ATGATGGAATCCGCGCTGACGATGAACATGGACCAGTTCGAGCGACTGGCTGAACGGGTCGTGATCATCATGCAGCGGATGGCAGCGCAGGCAGAGGAGGCGGGCAACCGCGTGAATACGAATCTGTGGCGCGGTTCGGCTCCGGCAGCGCAGGCGGCGAGCAACAACATCACCCAGAGCATGGGCCGGGTGCAGGCCTCTGCGGCGACGGCGGGGGCGGCGGTGGGCCAGGCGGGAGCCAGGGCGGGTGCGGCTGCTGCTGGGTATGGGAGGTTGGCAGGGGCGGCGGGTGCGGCTGGCGGGGCACAGTTGAGCTTTGCCCAAAAGACGGGCATCCTCTTTGCCCGGCTGGGACAGTTTGGAAATAACGCGGCCGGGATCGTGAACGGGGTGAAGGCCATCGCGGAAGTGTGGCGGCGCTTCCGTGGCCAGGCTGCGCCCGTGCAGCAGGTGGCGGCTGCGGTGCAGCAGACGGGAGCAGCGGCAAACGCGGCCGCGCCTCCGCAACGGAACCTGGCAGAGCGGCTGCTGAAGATCATCAAGGTATCCAGCGCGGCGGGCCTGGCCATCTTTGGCCTGGTGAAGGCCTACAGGGACCTGGGGGCGGTGTCGCAGACGGCGGCTGCGCCCAAAATGCCGGATGTGGGCAAGAGCATGCGTGATAGCATTGGCAGCTCCGGTCCCAGCATCCTGGCGGTGGTGGCGGCCTTGGTGGCGGCGATTGGGGCAAGCTTCGCGGCGCTGAAGGTGGGGGAGATCATCAAGGATTCGGTGGTGGCGGCCGTGGATGCGGAGCAGCTCCAGGTGAGCATGGAGGTGATGCTGGGCGGGGTGGAGGAAGCAACCAAGATGATTGCGGATCTCCGCAAGCGCTCGGACATCTCCCCGTATACGGCCACGGACTACACGAAAGCGGGCCGGAGTCTGCTGGCCTTTGGCGAGGAAGCGGACAAGGTGGGGAACACGCTGGACCGGATCGGGGATATCACGGCGGGGATCGGTGGGAAGTCCCAGCAGTTCGGGGAAATTGCGGAGATCTACGGGAAGGCTCGCGTGCAGGGGCAGCTCTTTGCGGAGGACATCAACCAGCTCACTGGCCGGGGTATTCCGGTGATCCAGGAATTTGCGAAGCAGCTGGGGGTGACGCCGGCGGCGGTGAAGAAGCTGGCCAGTGAGGGCAAGGTGACCTTTGCCATGCTGGAGCAGGCGTTTGTGGACCTGACCAGCAACGGGGGCAAGTTCGAGGGCCTGGCGCTGAAGCTGGGTAAGACCACGGGTGGCCTGTGGAGCACGATGTTGGGCGAGATTGAGAGCGTGCAGCTGGCCCTGGGTAAACCGATCAATGACCAGATCCGCCCCATGCTGAGCGCGGTGGTGGCCCGGATGGGTGACGTGCGGGAAGCGGCCGGGAAACTGGGGTCGGCCATCGGGGACAGTCTCAAGATGGCGATCACGGCGGTGAAGGAGCTGGGCACGGGTGGGGCGCTGTCGGTGATGGGGGATGGCCTGAAGCTGGCCTTCATGGAGTCTGTGAATGTGCTCTATGCGGGGCTGCAAGGCTCCCTGGCGGTCTTTGGGGCGGGGGTGGGTGCAGCTGCGATGGTCTTCGTGACGATCTTTGGCGAGATTGGCAAGCCTGAATTTTGGGCGGGTCTGGGGAATGTGCTGCTGGGGATCGGTGCGCAGTTCTCTGCGATGCTGATTGAGGCGGTGGCGAGCATGGCGGCGGGGGTGCGCAGTATTCCCGGGCTGGGGCTGACAGTGGGGAATCTGCCAGAGCAGCTACGGGCCACGGCGCAGGGTATGCGGATAGCGGCCGGCGGGGCGATGTCCTCCGCCGGGCAGCAGCTGGACCCGGTGATCAAGGAAGGGATGAAGCAGTTTGATAATTTCCTAAAAGCCATGCCGGGGGCGTTCAAAGAGGCCTTTGGGAAGGCCAGTGAGGTCTTCGACACCAAAGAGGAGCGGGGGCGGATGCAGCAGGTGCTGGATGGCATCCAGAAGCGCCTGGCGGCAGATGCGGCTAAAGCTGCGGAGGTGGCCAAGAGTGTGCAGGCGGCTGCTCCGGAGATCCCGAAAGTGAAAGAGAACGCCATCGCCACGCCGGGGATGTTTGCCAGTGCGGTGAATCTCCTGATGGGGCGGTCCCCTGGGGAGCTGATGGTGGAGGAAGCGAAGCGGCAGACGGCGCTGCTCCAGAAGATCGAGCAGAACACCAGCAAGCCGGTGCAGCGGCCGAATGTCACCCAATCGAAGCCGGTGGATATGACGCCGCGCTTTGCGTGA